Proteins encoded together in one Benincasa hispida cultivar B227 chromosome 1, ASM972705v1, whole genome shotgun sequence window:
- the LOC120072177 gene encoding E3 ubiquitin-protein ligase ATL4 produces the protein MASPPPPPLPDDFGGSVIDYVSSSPPLPPTPAASHSSSLKNLSPSILIILTILAFTAFASVILCLVLRYLNRRCLLRLSAVPGSSSSSAVSSRRIIPAEQNAVRCTNSFSPIETLPLFSFSSVTRRSSTAAADCAVCLSKFEAEDQLRLLPLCCHAFHAQCVDTWLQSNQSCPLCRSAIFASESDVMKASMASYAAEGRAGDSFRLEIGSISRRQAPSDSGEGRRSYSIGSFEYFVEEDSEVNFTNAHRRSVSDKEDVEAPVSAASVERSLAAEVGSGRNWLKDYVDRLSNSVSSRALSFRGSGRFFTGSSRRSEVTIGGEWEQENSRVGEEISELFRWFSGV, from the coding sequence ATGGCATCTCCGCCGCCGCCACCATTGCCGGACGATTTTGGAGGCTCTGTCATTGATTATGTTTCATCTTCTCCTCCTCTTCCTCCGACACCGGCCGCGAGTCACTCTTCTTCGCTGAAGAATCTGAGTCCGAGCATCTTAATCATTCTTACGATTCTCGCTTTTACCGCTTTTGCTTCGGTCATTCTCTGCCTTGTTCTTCGGTACCTTAACCGGCGTTGTCTTCTCCGCCTCTCTGCTGTGCCGGGATCGTCATCGTCGTCGGCTGTTTCTAGTCGCCGCATCATTCCGGCAGAGCAAAATGCGGTTCGATGTACTAATTCCTTTTCTCCGATCGAAACCCTTCCTCTGTTTTCTTTCTCCTCCGTCACGCGCCGTTCTTCCACTGCTGCCGCCGATTGTGCTGTTTGTTTGTCGAAATTTGAGGCGGAAGATCAGCTTCGTCTTCTTCCGCTTTGTTGTCATGCTTTTCATGCTCAATGCGTCGATACTTGGCTTCAATCGAATCAGAGTTGTCCTCTTTGTCGCTCTGCTATTTTCGCCTCCGAATCTGATGTAATGAAGGCATCTATGGCTTCCTACGCGGCCGAAGGTCGCGCCGGAGACAGTTTTAGGCTCGAGATTGGCAGTATTAGCCGCAGGCAGGCTCCTTCTGACTCTGGTGAAGGAAGGCGATCCTATTCGATAGGATCATTCGAATATTTCGTGGAAGAAGATTCAGAAGTTAACTTCACTAATGCTCACCGGAGGAGCGTCTCTGATAAGGAGGACGTTGAAGCTCCTGTATCAGCTGCATCGGTAGAGCGAAGCCTAGCGGCGGAAGTGGGCTCCGGAAGAAATTGGCTGAAGGACTACGTGGATagactctccaattcggtatCATCTCGTGCACTGTCTTTCCGAGGCTCCGGCAGATTCTTCACCGGAAGTAGTCGACGGAGTGAGGTGACCATCGGCGGAGAATGGGAACAAGAGAACAGCCGCGTCGGCGAGGAAATAAGCGAGCTATTCCGATGGTTTTCAGGAGTATAA
- the LOC120086055 gene encoding ATP synthase subunit delta', mitochondrial → MFRRASSLLARPFLSARIRSFSTDLPAAPSTDDAFVSAWKKVIPNIDPPKTPLSFMAPRPATPSSIPSKLTVNFVLPYASELSAKEVDMVIIPATTGQMGVLPGHVATIAELKPGVLSVHEGTDIKKYFVSSGFAFIHGNSYADIIAVEAVPVDQIDASQVQKGLAEFTQKLTSASTDLEKAEAQIGVDVHSALNSALTG, encoded by the exons ATGTTCCGACGAGCTTCCAGCCTTTTGGCCCGTCCTTTTCTCTCTGCAAGGATCAGATCCTTCTCCACCGATCTGCCCGCAGCGCCTTCCACCGACGATGCCTTTGTCTCCGCCTGGAAGAAGGTGATCCCCAATATTGACCCTCCTAAAACTCCTCTCTCCTTCATGGCTCCTCGTCCTGCTACGCCTTCTTCCATCCCTTCCAAGCTCACTGTCAACTTCGTCCTTCCTTATGCCTCAGAACTCTCGGCCAAAGAG GTTGACATGGTCATAATTCCAGCAACAACTGGGCAAATGGGTGTTCTTCCTGGTCATGTAGCTACAATTGCAGAGTTGAAGCCAGGGGTTCTATCAGTACACGAAGGGACCGATATAAAAAAATACTTCGTGAGCAGTGGTTTTGCATTCATCCATGGCAACTCGTACGCTGACATAATTGCTGTCGAAGCTGTGCCTGTAGATCAAATCGATGCTAGCCAAGTACAGAAGGGTCTGGCAGAATTCACCCAGAAGTTGACCTCTGCCTCGACAGACTTGGAGAAAGCCGAAGCCCAAATCGGAGTTGACGTGCACAGTGCCCTGAATTCTGCCCTTACAGGATAG